From Brassica oleracea var. oleracea cultivar TO1000 chromosome C3, BOL, whole genome shotgun sequence, a single genomic window includes:
- the LOC106330608 gene encoding uncharacterized protein LOC106330608, with protein METPVPEVIQGIVNFHLGVTLSYSTALREKNLAVCDRRGSPEDSYKMMNCYLYVLEQVNPGTKTSLKLDEAGKFKYLFLALGACIEGFAVMRKVIIVDATWLKNRYGGVLVFAKAQDPNSHNYPLAFVVLDGENHANWTWYFENLKTAILDSSELVFMTDRNQIMIFAIENVYPQAHHGHCLWNLKENVKGHASNVNKDVVGHRFMELGRYYTLADFDSAYESFKRTYPWAWKYVEEHTEKDKWARVFFHVTGSVETKLVPLVENYLHDLWAVARTLPVREFNSYEFEYEVTNSDGNIYLANLVAKSCTCKVWDYENFPCLHVLAAYIYYTKDIVGRRRDIHIVYHELCSKYYWAELWALAYSRTLYVVPDRSSWNVPYHIKEMEIIPPDRITRKGMKRFKRHPTCGEQRKRTQNKRRPRQNYGFNWLLFGNVSAPTA; from the exons ATGGAAACTCCAGTTCCGGAAGTGATTCAGGGTATCGTTAATTTCCATCTTGGTGTCACTTTATCGTACTCCACAGCGTTGCGCGAAAAGAATCTTGCGGTTTGTGATAGACGTGGTAGTCCGGAAGATAGCTACAAGATGATGAATTGCTATTTGTACGTGTTAGAGCAAGTGAATCCGGGAACAAAAACCAGTTTGAAATTGGATGAGGCAGGTAAATTCAAGTACCTCTTCCTAGCCTTGGGAGCTTGCATTGAAGGGTTCGCAGTCATGAGGAAAGTGATAATTGTGGATGCGACATGGCTAAAGAACAGATATGGAGGTGTTCTTGTATTCGCCAAAGCTCAAGATCCTAATAGTCACAATTATCCCCTTGCGTTTGTAGTACTAGATGGAGAGAATCATGCTAACTGGACTTGGTACTTCGAGAACCTAAAAACTGCTATACTAGACTCTTCAGAACTGGTTTTCATGACTGACAGAAATCAAATCATGATCTTCGCTATAGAAAACGTGTATCCACAGGCTCACCATGGTCATTGTTTATGGAATTTGAAGGAAAATGTGAAAGGGCATGCTTCAAACGTCAACAAAGATGTAGTCGGGCATAGATTCATGGAGCTGGGCAGATATTACACGTTGGCCGACTTCGACTCTGCTTACGAGTCATTTAAGAGAACATATCCTTGGGCTTGGAAATATGTAGAGGAGCACACTGAAAAAGACAAATGGGCTAGGGTGTTTTTCCACGTGACAG GATCAGTCGAAACCAAACTGGTGCCTCTGGTTGAGAACTACTTGCACGATCTATGGGCTGTCGCACGAACGCTACCTGTGCGGGAGTTTAATAGTTACGAGTTCGAATATGAGGTCACCAATAGTGATGGAAATATATATTTGGCGAATTTGGTTGCAAAATCTTGTACTTGTAAGGTGTGGGACTATGAAAATTTTCCTTGTCTGCATGTATTGGCTGCTTACATATATTACACTAAGGACATTGTTGGCAGGCGCCGTGATATCCATATAGTATATCATGAGCTCTGCTCAAAATACTACTGGGCCGAACTGTGGGCATTGGCATATTCCAGGACACTTTATGTTGTGCCGGACAGGTCTTCATGGAATGTACCATATCACATCAAAGAGATGGAGATTATACCTCCTGATCGCATCACGCGGAAGGGAATGAAAAGATTTAAAAGGCATCCAACTTGTGGGGAACAGCGTAAAAGGACACAGAACAAAAGGCGGCCAAGACAAAACTATGGTTTCAATTGGTTGTTATTTGGAAATGTTAGTGCCCCCACAGCATGA
- the LOC106332791 gene encoding uncharacterized protein LOC106332791 — MANLMHRFLRNQSCLRAIPRLTPSLIPHQKPCIVESVSEESDPVSLANPVITVSAFKPDEPLRFYPSFPIGYGFNPTMVHGAGLIDIVPFTEAVVEEEVVIYADSVKKKRKKKMNKHKYRKLRKTQGRKS; from the coding sequence ATGGCGAATCTTATGCACCGATTTCTCAGGAATCAATCCTGTTTAAGAGCGATTCCGAGGCTCACTCCCAGCCTTATACCACATCAGAAGCCTTGCATCGTCGAGTCTGTATCTGAAGAGTCCGATCCAGTTTCTCTTGCTAATCCCGTGATTACGGTCTCTGCTTTTAAACCCGATGAACCTCTGCGGTTTTACCCTAGTTTTCCAATCGGGTACGGATTTAACCCGACTATGGTTCATGGTGCGGGTCTAATCGATATCGTGCCGTTCACGGAGGCGGTGGTGGAGGAGGAGGTGGTGATTTACGCTGATAGTGTGAAGAAGAAGAGGAAGAAGAAGATGAACAAGCATAAGTACAGGAAACTCAGGAAGACTCAAGGTCGCAAATCTTAA
- the LOC106331424 gene encoding protein-L-isoaspartate O-methyltransferase 1 isoform X2, protein MKQFWSPNSINKNKAMVENLQSHGVITSDEVAKAMEAVDRGLFVPDRSCAYVDSPLSIGYNVTISAPHMHAMCLQLLEKNLKPGMRVLDVGSACFAVMVGSEGRAIGVEHIPELMASSIKNIEASDAASPLLKQGSLAIHVGDGRQGWAEFAPYDAIHVGAAAPVIPEALIDQLKPGGRLVIPVGNLFQDLQVVDKNSDGSVSIRSETSVRYVPLTSREAQLRGE, encoded by the exons ATGAAG CAATTCTGGAGCCCAAACAGTATTAACAAGAACAAAGCTATGGTGGAGAATCTTCAAAGCCATGGTGTGATTACGTCTGATGAAGTCGCTAAAGCTATGGAGGCTGTCGACAGAGGCCTCTTTGTACCAGACCGTTCTTGTGCTTACGTCGACAGTCCCTTGTCTATTGGCTATAACGTGACCATTTCAGCTCCTCATATGCACGCAATGTGCCTTCAACTCCTCGAAAAGAATCTGAAACCAGGGATGCGTGTTCTTGATGTCGGCTCTG CTTGCTTTGCGGTTATGGTTGGATCCGAAGGTCGTGCTATTGGTGTGGAGCACATCCCTGAATTGATGGCTTCTTCCATCAAGAACATTGAAGCGAGTGATGCTGCTTCCCCATTGCTGAAACAAGGATCTCTGGCTATTCATGTTGGCG ATGGAAGGCAAGGATGGGCTGAGTTTGCACCTTATGATGCTATTCATGTGGGAGCAGCGGCACCTGTGATCCCAGAGGCATTGATTGATCAACTGAAACCTGGTGGGAGACTGGTGATCCCGGTTGGGAACTTATTCCAAGATCTGCAAGTGGTGGATAAGAACTCAGATGGTTCGGTTAGCATCAGGAGCGAAACATCAGTTCGTTATGTTCCTTTGACTAGCCGTGAAGCCCAATTGAGAGGGGAGTGA
- the LOC106331424 gene encoding protein-L-isoaspartate O-methyltransferase 1 isoform X1, which translates to MKQFWSPNSINKNKAMVENLQSHGVITSDEVAKAMEAVDRGLFVPDRSCAYVDSPLSIGYNVTISAPHMHAMCLQLLEKNLKPGMRVLDVGSGTGYLTACFAVMVGSEGRAIGVEHIPELMASSIKNIEASDAASPLLKQGSLAIHVGDGRQGWAEFAPYDAIHVGAAAPVIPEALIDQLKPGGRLVIPVGNLFQDLQVVDKNSDGSVSIRSETSVRYVPLTSREAQLRGE; encoded by the exons ATGAAG CAATTCTGGAGCCCAAACAGTATTAACAAGAACAAAGCTATGGTGGAGAATCTTCAAAGCCATGGTGTGATTACGTCTGATGAAGTCGCTAAAGCTATGGAGGCTGTCGACAGAGGCCTCTTTGTACCAGACCGTTCTTGTGCTTACGTCGACAGTCCCTTGTCTATTGGCTATAACGTGACCATTTCAGCTCCTCATATGCACGCAATGTGCCTTCAACTCCTCGAAAAGAATCTGAAACCAGGGATGCGTGTTCTTGATGTCGGCTCTG GAACCGGGTACTTAACAGCTTGCTTTGCGGTTATGGTTGGATCCGAAGGTCGTGCTATTGGTGTGGAGCACATCCCTGAATTGATGGCTTCTTCCATCAAGAACATTGAAGCGAGTGATGCTGCTTCCCCATTGCTGAAACAAGGATCTCTGGCTATTCATGTTGGCG ATGGAAGGCAAGGATGGGCTGAGTTTGCACCTTATGATGCTATTCATGTGGGAGCAGCGGCACCTGTGATCCCAGAGGCATTGATTGATCAACTGAAACCTGGTGGGAGACTGGTGATCCCGGTTGGGAACTTATTCCAAGATCTGCAAGTGGTGGATAAGAACTCAGATGGTTCGGTTAGCATCAGGAGCGAAACATCAGTTCGTTATGTTCCTTTGACTAGCCGTGAAGCCCAATTGAGAGGGGAGTGA